One Kutzneria kofuensis DNA window includes the following coding sequences:
- a CDS encoding LacI family DNA-binding transcriptional regulator, giving the protein MVTLADVARHAGVSASTVSYVLSGKRSISQETRRRVEQSVVELGYHPNAGARALAARRSHIVALVVPLRSDVYVPIMMEIAISVTMAARQHGYDVLLITNDEGVDGVRRVAASGLADGVILMDVELDDERIPALRAQGTQASLIGLPDNPEGLSCVDHDFAAAGALCADHLADLGHREIAFIGYGAGVYRRHAGYAERTLTGFRDRAEQRGLRFLHRSCEGTFESTAGTLARILADRPDTTGFVVQNEGAIGPLLNLLRSSGRTVPEDASVVALCPEQLAEQYSPRLTAVTGPTKQLGRVAVEQVMGRITAAGRGERPNDGLVLLTPVLTVRESTGPAPH; this is encoded by the coding sequence ATGGTGACACTCGCCGACGTGGCCAGGCACGCGGGCGTCTCGGCCAGCACGGTCAGCTACGTGCTCAGCGGCAAGCGCTCGATCTCACAGGAGACGCGTCGCCGGGTCGAGCAGTCGGTCGTCGAGTTGGGCTACCACCCCAACGCCGGCGCCCGGGCGCTGGCCGCCCGGCGCTCGCACATCGTCGCCCTGGTGGTGCCGCTGCGCTCCGACGTGTACGTGCCGATCATGATGGAGATCGCCATCTCGGTCACCATGGCGGCCCGCCAGCACGGCTACGACGTCCTGCTGATCACCAACGACGAGGGCGTTGACGGCGTGCGCCGGGTCGCGGCCAGCGGGCTGGCCGACGGCGTGATCCTGATGGACGTCGAGCTGGACGACGAGCGCATCCCCGCGCTGCGCGCGCAGGGCACTCAGGCCTCGCTCATCGGCCTGCCCGACAATCCCGAGGGGCTGTCGTGCGTCGACCACGACTTCGCCGCGGCGGGGGCGCTCTGCGCGGACCACCTGGCCGACCTCGGTCACCGCGAGATCGCGTTCATCGGCTACGGGGCCGGTGTCTACCGGCGGCACGCCGGGTACGCCGAGCGCACGCTGACGGGCTTCCGCGACCGGGCCGAGCAGCGCGGTCTGCGGTTCCTGCACCGGTCCTGCGAGGGCACCTTCGAGAGCACGGCCGGGACACTCGCCCGCATCCTGGCCGACCGGCCCGACACCACCGGCTTCGTGGTGCAGAACGAGGGGGCGATCGGCCCGCTGCTCAACCTGCTGCGCAGCAGCGGGCGCACGGTTCCGGAGGACGCCTCCGTGGTCGCACTGTGCCCGGAACAGCTGGCGGAGCAGTACTCGCCCCGGCTCACCGCGGTGACCGGCCCGACCAAGCAACTGGGTCGCGTCGCCGTCGAGCAGGTGATGGGCCGGATCACCGCGGCCGGCCGCGGCGAGCGGCCGAACGACGGCCTGGTCCTGCTCACCCCCGTCCTGACCGTCCGCGAGAGCACCGGTCCCGCCCCGCACTGA
- a CDS encoding glycoside hydrolase family 31 protein, whose translation MSPHFRDLGDALEWRARGETLRVEAWGPDAVRVRATPGGQLLDDLPGALLDPPPSGGKPRITIAEHSATLVNGGLTVHIDGGTEGRLTPDLPAAAGRLTFLRTEDGVELLAEQPAHFWWPGPRLATATGNGYHRLEQRFRAYPGERLYGLGQHTHGLLDQKGAVVDLVQRNGEVTIPLLVSSRGYGLLWNSPAIGRVELAETGTRWVADSARQIDYWITAGRPADVLRRYADATGHAPELPEWAAGFWQCKLRYRTQEELLEVAREHKRRGLPLSVIVSDFFHWTHLGEWRFDPAEWPDPAAMVRELDELGVKLMVSVWPSVSPASENFHPMLDQGLFIGAEYGPVAHADWPDKGLGAYSAQVAFYDATNPDARQYVWEQLRRGYHELGIKVFWLDAGEPELKPGFQNGLRYHAGPGLEVGNLYPRENARMVHDGLRAAGETEIISLNRSSWAGAQRYGAALWSGDIDVDFASLRTQIKAGLNVMMSGIPWWTTDIGGFHGGDPDDPAYREVLVRWFQYGTFCPLFRLHGFRGPAQVLEPAMTGLPNEVWSYGDEVYEILADHLRLRERLRPYVMRQMRVTAETGLPPMRPLFVEFPDDPQAWRVDDAFMLGADLLVAPVTEAGARERTVHLPAGSRWTDAWTGDRHEGGQAVTVAAPIERIPLFLRDGARLPIREQS comes from the coding sequence ATGTCCCCGCATTTCCGCGACCTCGGCGACGCCCTCGAATGGCGGGCCAGGGGTGAGACCCTGCGCGTCGAGGCGTGGGGCCCGGACGCCGTCCGGGTCCGCGCGACTCCCGGCGGGCAGCTGTTGGACGACCTGCCCGGGGCGCTGCTGGACCCGCCGCCGAGCGGTGGCAAGCCGCGGATCACCATCGCCGAGCACTCCGCGACCCTGGTCAACGGCGGCCTGACCGTCCACATCGACGGCGGCACCGAGGGCCGGCTCACGCCCGATCTGCCCGCCGCGGCCGGCCGGCTGACGTTCCTGCGCACCGAGGACGGCGTCGAACTCCTGGCCGAGCAGCCCGCGCACTTCTGGTGGCCCGGACCGCGCCTGGCCACCGCCACCGGCAACGGCTACCACCGGCTCGAGCAGCGCTTCCGTGCCTACCCCGGCGAGCGGCTCTACGGCCTGGGCCAGCACACCCACGGCCTGCTCGACCAGAAGGGCGCTGTCGTCGACCTGGTCCAGCGCAACGGCGAGGTCACCATCCCGCTGCTGGTCTCCAGCCGTGGCTACGGCCTGCTGTGGAACTCGCCCGCCATCGGCCGGGTCGAGCTGGCCGAGACCGGCACCCGCTGGGTGGCCGACAGCGCCCGCCAGATCGACTACTGGATCACCGCCGGCCGGCCCGCCGACGTGCTGCGCCGCTATGCCGACGCGACCGGCCATGCGCCCGAACTGCCCGAGTGGGCCGCCGGGTTCTGGCAGTGCAAGCTGCGCTACCGCACCCAGGAGGAGCTGCTGGAGGTCGCCCGGGAGCACAAGCGGCGAGGGCTGCCGCTGTCGGTCATCGTCAGCGACTTCTTCCACTGGACCCACCTCGGCGAGTGGCGCTTCGATCCGGCCGAGTGGCCCGATCCGGCGGCCATGGTCCGCGAGCTGGACGAGTTGGGCGTCAAGCTCATGGTCTCCGTCTGGCCGTCGGTCAGCCCGGCGAGCGAGAACTTCCACCCGATGCTGGACCAGGGCCTGTTCATCGGCGCCGAGTACGGTCCGGTCGCGCACGCCGACTGGCCGGACAAGGGGCTCGGCGCCTACTCCGCGCAGGTCGCCTTCTACGACGCGACCAACCCGGACGCGCGGCAGTATGTGTGGGAGCAGCTCCGGCGGGGCTACCACGAGCTGGGCATCAAGGTCTTCTGGCTGGACGCCGGCGAGCCCGAGCTCAAGCCCGGCTTCCAGAACGGCCTGCGGTACCACGCCGGCCCGGGTCTCGAGGTGGGCAACCTCTACCCCCGGGAGAACGCGCGGATGGTGCACGACGGTCTGCGAGCAGCCGGCGAGACCGAGATCATCTCGCTCAACCGCTCCTCCTGGGCCGGCGCCCAGCGTTACGGCGCGGCGCTCTGGTCCGGCGACATCGACGTCGACTTCGCCTCGCTGCGCACCCAGATCAAGGCCGGCCTGAACGTGATGATGTCCGGCATTCCGTGGTGGACCACGGACATCGGCGGCTTCCACGGCGGCGACCCGGACGACCCGGCCTACCGCGAGGTGCTGGTTCGGTGGTTCCAGTACGGGACCTTCTGCCCGCTGTTCCGCCTGCACGGCTTCCGCGGCCCCGCCCAGGTGCTGGAGCCGGCCATGACCGGCTTGCCCAACGAGGTCTGGTCCTACGGCGACGAGGTCTACGAGATCCTCGCCGACCATCTGCGCCTGCGCGAACGCCTGCGGCCGTACGTGATGCGCCAGATGCGGGTCACCGCCGAGACCGGCCTGCCGCCGATGCGCCCGCTGTTCGTGGAGTTCCCCGACGACCCGCAGGCGTGGCGGGTCGACGACGCCTTCATGCTCGGCGCCGACCTCCTCGTCGCCCCCGTCACCGAGGCCGGCGCCCGTGAGCGCACCGTGCACCTGCCCGCCGGCTCCCGATGGACCGACGCGTGGACCGGCGACCGGCACGAGGGCGGACAGGCGGTCACCGTGGCGGCCCCGATCGAGCGGATCCCGCTGTTCCTGCGGGACGGCGCCCGGCTCCCGATCCGGGAACAGTCGTGA
- a CDS encoding carbohydrate ABC transporter permease: protein MTNALTIERAATATAEPDAAARRRRRTARPPWEEPPTPVGQAAKGLTLTGMLAVILVPLWIIVVTSLSSPGAVNRAGGLVIWPDGVTIEAYREMLTDSTVRTALLVSLGITLVGTAVSMVVSVLCAYGLSRSRSFGHRFVLVLLIVTMFVNGGLIPTFLVVTGLGGYDQWWALILPGSVSVFNILVLRSFYSSTSADLIDAARIDGAGEWRTLWSIVLPTSRAVTAVIALFYAVGYWNSFFNVMLYMPTDSEKWPLQYVLYMYVNRGNGMPGSVNSGFGSTHAQTAPLSLQMAVVVLTLVPLLIVYPFVQKHFRTGVLTGAIKG, encoded by the coding sequence ATGACGAACGCACTCACGATCGAACGCGCCGCCACGGCCACCGCCGAACCGGACGCCGCCGCGCGCCGCCGCAGGCGGACGGCCCGTCCGCCCTGGGAGGAGCCGCCGACGCCGGTCGGCCAGGCGGCCAAGGGGCTGACGCTGACCGGCATGCTGGCGGTCATCCTGGTGCCACTGTGGATCATCGTGGTGACCAGCCTGTCCAGCCCCGGCGCGGTCAACCGCGCCGGCGGGCTGGTGATCTGGCCGGACGGGGTGACCATCGAGGCCTACCGCGAGATGCTGACCGACTCGACGGTGCGCACCGCGCTGCTGGTCAGCCTCGGCATCACGCTGGTCGGCACGGCCGTGTCCATGGTGGTGTCGGTGCTGTGCGCCTACGGCCTGTCCCGGTCCCGGTCGTTCGGCCACCGGTTCGTGCTGGTGCTGCTGATCGTCACCATGTTCGTCAACGGCGGCCTGATCCCCACCTTCCTGGTGGTCACCGGCCTCGGCGGCTACGACCAGTGGTGGGCGCTGATCCTGCCCGGCTCGGTCTCGGTGTTCAACATCCTGGTGCTGCGCTCGTTCTACTCGAGCACGTCGGCCGACCTGATCGACGCGGCCCGGATCGACGGCGCGGGGGAGTGGCGGACGCTGTGGTCGATCGTGCTGCCCACCTCGCGGGCGGTGACCGCGGTGATCGCGCTGTTCTACGCCGTCGGCTACTGGAACTCGTTCTTCAACGTCATGCTGTACATGCCGACCGACAGCGAGAAGTGGCCGCTGCAGTACGTGCTGTACATGTACGTCAACCGCGGCAACGGGATGCCGGGCTCGGTCAACTCCGGTTTCGGCTCCACCCACGCCCAGACCGCGCCGCTGTCGCTGCAGATGGCGGTGGTGGTGCTGACGCTGGTGCCGCTGCTGATCGTGTATCCGTTCGTGCAGAAGCACTTCCGCACCGGTGTGCTCACCGGCGCGATCAAGGGCTGA